A window of Maioricimonas rarisocia genomic DNA:
AGTGATGGCGTCCTGCAGACGATGACGAGCCTCTCCGATGGAAACTACGGACCCGCCGACTGAGCCGTCGCTTCCACGCCCGAACGCCCGCATTGGCCGGTATGTTGTGATCGGTGCGCTCGTGACGGTGCCGATCGCCTGGGGCGTGCTGGCGATGACGGCCGATGCCCGTCATGCGGGGCGGGAGTTTGTGAATGCCCTCCGTGACGAGAAGTATGAACGGGCGTTCGACCTCTGCTCGTCCATATTACAGGCGGAGCTCGGCGATGCCGAAGAACTCGCCCGGCGAACCAACACGGCCGCGTTGCCGGGCTGGTGGCTGTGGACACAAAGCTCGGTCCGGGGGAACGAAGCGCGACTGACGAGCCGCGTGCGGACCTGGTGGAGCCGCCACGGCCTGTCGGTCCAACTGACGTACGAGGAAGACGCCTGGAGAGTGACGCGGCTGTCGGCCGGCCGAGGCGAGGAGCGGATGACGCTGGAAGTGAAGTGACCGGTCTCGACCGTCTCTGGGTCATCTCACTCTGGAGTGAGCCGAACGCGTTCCAGGTCAATCGCTGCTGCCAGCCGCGCTGCCTTTGCCGTCAGCGTCGGTCCCAGGGGAATCTGGCTCGACTCGTACCGCTTCCGTGTGAGCTCTTCCAGTTCGCGGAGGTTGTCCACCTGCTGCTGCAGGAGGGAGAGCCGATCCGCTCTGGTTTTCGCGAGCTCAAGTTCGGCGTCGATGACGACGCTTCGCGTCCGAACCAATTCGTCGATTGATGCCAGTCCCTGCTGATGGCGGAGCGTGACCACCTCCAGCAACTCGCGCAGAGTGTCGCGGCGTTCGGTCAGCAGAGCCTGCAGCCGTTCGCTCCGGGGGCTTTCAGGCTGTTGTGAACGGACGGGTGGTGAGTGCGTCAGGGCCACGAGGCAACAGGCCAGCATTACGATCGTCAGTGTGGAAGTGGACTGCATTGCAGGGCTCCGGCTAAAACTGGATGCTCCGACATGATCCGCGCTCGGGATCGGTCGCACAACGTTTTTCTCGTGTGCCGGCGGCCTTCTCGATGACGTCGCGGAGCGATGCACTCTGCAGCGCATGCATCTGCTCTACTTGGATCGTGGCAGCATATGAACGATTTCCCGAGTGATGCCGAGCCGTACTGAGAGGAGAGCCGAGATGTCCCGAACGACCTGTCTGCTGATCGCCCTGGTTTCCTTCGCTGCCGGGCAGATGCTCTCGGGCGATTCGCCCCGAGCGGGAGCGCAGCCGCCCTCGGCGAACGACACCAGCCCGCAGGCGATCTCGCGCGTGCGGAAGGCGCTGACCGGATCGAAGTGGGATCTGGGGGAGGGGGACTGGCAGCAGTTTCTCTCGGACATGAAGACGACCAATCAGCTGAACCGGACCGGCAACTGGGTGGTGACCGACGAGAAGACGCTGCTGACCGGCGGCCGCGGCCTCGACGGAGCGGTGTACATCTGGAAGCTGGATCCGAAGCTGCAGCGTGCGGTCATTTCGAAGTACGAGCGGGTTGAGGGCTTTCAGCGGAAGGCCCGACGGGTCCGGTAGGGACTGGCTCGACGGTTGTGACGGAGTCTCACCGCTCCGGACGTCGCTTCCCCTCCAGCCGGCAGTCGGGGCGTGCCGTGCGGAATGCGTCGACTGCTTCCTGGGACACGACGACGTCGTACATGGCGAGCCGCTTGAGGTCCGGCAACGACTGCAGCGTGCGGAGGTCCTCATCGGTCACTTCGGGGCCGATCAACGTCAGCCCGCGCAGCGTCTTGACGCGGGCAATGTCGTCGATCGTTCCGGGCGGGAGCGTGTCGGCTTCGAGGGTGAGGCTGGTGAGCGCAGGCAGGCGGTGCAGGTGTTCGAGGTCGATGGTGCGGCCGGGGGCGTAATGCAGTTCCAGTCGATTCAGTGACGGCAGGGCGGCGAGATTTCCGATGCCGTTCTTCCCCAGCCGGCCTCCCTCGATCGTCAGCGTTGTGAGGTCGGGCAGACCGGCCAGATGGCGGAACGATGCCCCCGTCAGTTCGGCTTCGCGGAGCATGATCTGCCGCAGATTTCTCAGGCGGCCGAGCCGGGCGAACCCCCGGTCGGTGATGGACGGGCCCTTCATCGCGAGTGCCCGTAGTTGCGTCATCTCGCTGATCGGTTCGAGATGGTCATCCGTCAGTCCGACGCTCAGCAGATGCAGGGCGGTCAGTTCGGGGAACTCCTGCAGCCAGCGGGCATCGTCGACCGAGACCGGCTGCCGTTCGATGACGAGTGACGTGACATCCTGAAAGGGCGCCGCGGCCCTGTTGCCGAGCGTTGCCATCAATGCGTTGTGCACCCAGGCCATGCGGCGAGGTTCAGCATTGAACCGGGCATGCATTCCCCTGAGCCGTTCGAGCCGCTTGTGCTGCAGGTAGCCGTAGGTGCCAAGCCAGAGAAGAGGGACGGCCAGGAGCAGGAGGACCACGATGCCGGGCAGCAGGTTACTGCGCGGTTGCGGGACGTGGGAGCGATGGTCGTGCTCGTGTGGAGTGGTCGTAGACATGGCTGGCCTGGGCGTCGCGTGGCCCGCTGGTGGTGAAAGAAATGCGACAGCCGGATGGCAGAGCGTTTGGGGTAGTATAGCAGAGGGGGGATGGGACGCGGGCTTCCGAAACTACGAAGTTCTGAGTCACGGGGGCCATTCAGAACTCGCCGCGTTGCATTAGCGCGGCACGGATTCGGATCTGGTCCGGAGTGTTCATCTTCAGCAGTCGGACGGTGGCAATTCCCTCTTCGGAGAGGCCGACAATTTGGGCGCCAGCGAGTCGAAAGTGGTCTGCCCACGCGTCATTGCGAGGGTGAAACAAGCGAATGATTTCGCCTGTATCCTCGGACAGCGTTGTGAGGTTCGGCCCCTTATGGAGGTTGCAGTGTGGGCAGGCGAGACAAAGGTTGTCGAGACTGTCGTCACGACCATGCTGCACCGCATGGACGTGCTCGATGTGAAACGTCAGGAACGGGGCGGCTGCCTGGGGGAGCAGGCAGTATTCGCATCGATCTTTCGCACGCTCACGAACGCGGCGCCGGGTCTTTGCGTCCATCATGCCGCGCCGGAACTGCGGTCCAGTAAATCCTTCGCCTTGAGCTGCAGCAGCGTCACGAACTGCGAGAAGGTGACGTACTGTTCGTACTCGGCGCGCTCCTCGCTCGAGAGCGTACCGGAGTTGGCTCTCGCCGCCAGCTCGTCCACACGTGACTGCGTTTCCGCGTCGGCACGGAGCGCAAGCAGACGCTGAGCGACTTCGGGAGTCAGGCACTCGCCGACCGGTTCCATGAGGCGATCGATGACAGAATCGTGAGTATTCATGGCTGCACTGACTGGCGGAACGTAAGGTGCCGGGGAACGGTGCTTATTCTAGTGGAACGATCTGCAGGATGGGCAAGGGGAAGTCGTCCGCGGATGAGGGGCGTTCGCAACGCCGCCCCATCCCCCCCCACGTTTGCCTGCGGACCGCGAAACTGGCATGCTGCTGGAGCAGGGACGCATTTCATCTGACCGCTCGGATACCGTGACTCCACTCCTCGGGAACGCGTTCCATGAACTGCAGGCTCATCGCTGCCCTGGCTCTACTTGTGCTCTCCTTCGGCACTGTTGCCTCTGCCCAGAAGCTGACCGCCGATGTTCCCTATGTCGAGAACGGCCACGAGCGGCACGTTCTTGACATCTACACGGCAGAAGGATCTTCCGGGTCAGGCCGCCCGGTGATGTTCTGGATTCATGGCGGCGGGTGGCAGGTGGGCGACAAGAGCGATGTGGCGCTCAAGCCGAAGGTTCTGACGGAGCGGGGATTCGTCTTCGTCTCCACGAACTACCGGCTGCTGCCCGAGGTGGAGATGGACGTGCTGATCCGCGACGTCGCGAAATCTCTCGCCTGGGTGCACAGGAACATCAGCCGTTATGGCGGCGATCCGGATCGCATCTTTGTCGGCGGGCATTCCGCCGGTGCTCAGCTGGCCGCGCTGATCTGCACCGACGACCGGTACCTGAAGGAACAGGGCGTTCCCTTCGATGTCCTGCAGGGATGTGTGCCGGTCGATGGCGATACGTATGACATTCCCAAGATCATCATGACGGCCGAGCACCGGCAGGCACTTTATGGCGGCAGGATGCCGACATTCGGCCACCGGCAGAAGTTCGGCAACGATCCCGAAAAGCACGTCGACTTTTCGGCCGTCACACATGTCGCAAAGGACAAGGGGATTCCGCCGTTTCTGATTCTGTACTTCAGCGGCAATCCGGAGACGCGGGCACAGGCCCGCCGGCTCGAGAGCGTGCTGCGGGACGCGGACGTTCCGGCGAAGGCCTTCGGCGTGCGGGACTCGAACCACAGCCGGCTCAATAACGACCTGGGTAAGCCGGATGATCGGGCGACGGGCGAACTCTACGAGTTTCTCGATCCGCTGGTCGGCGACAAGTAGTCACGGAGTGGCTCGGGCCGTTGTATGTGGTCGAATCCCTTTCCGGGGTGAGTCTCTGGAGCGACGGCTCAAGTGAACGGGTCTGACGTCCCCGAACTGCTCGGGCTGCTGTTCGTCGTGCTGCTGGCGGCACGCCTGGCAGGCATCCTCGCGCGACGATTGAACCAGCCGGCGGTGCTGGGGGAACTGCTCGTCGGCATGCTGCTGGGCTCGTCGGCGACGGGGCTGATCAGCGGGGCCGAGGATGTGCTCAGGGTGTTTGCCGAGCTGGGCATCGTCATCCTGCTGTTTCAGATCGGTCTCGAAACAGACCTGGTCAGGCTGCTGGAGGTGGGGGCCGCCGCTCTGGCCGTCGCACTGGTGGGGCTCGTGCTGCCGTTTGGTCTGGGCTACGCCCTCTGCCGGTGGTGGGACTACGGCACGTTCGAGGCGATCGCGGTCGGGGCGACGCTCGCGGTGACGGGGATCGGTGTGACGGCCCGGGTTCTCTCCGAGCTGAATCTGCTGGACAGCAA
This region includes:
- a CDS encoding leucine-rich repeat domain-containing protein; amino-acid sequence: MSTTTPHEHDHRSHVPQPRSNLLPGIVVLLLLAVPLLWLGTYGYLQHKRLERLRGMHARFNAEPRRMAWVHNALMATLGNRAAAPFQDVTSLVIERQPVSVDDARWLQEFPELTALHLLSVGLTDDHLEPISEMTQLRALAMKGPSITDRGFARLGRLRNLRQIMLREAELTGASFRHLAGLPDLTTLTIEGGRLGKNGIGNLAALPSLNRLELHYAPGRTIDLEHLHRLPALTSLTLEADTLPPGTIDDIARVKTLRGLTLIGPEVTDEDLRTLQSLPDLKRLAMYDVVVSQEAVDAFRTARPDCRLEGKRRPER
- a CDS encoding HNH endonuclease, encoding MMDAKTRRRVRERAKDRCEYCLLPQAAAPFLTFHIEHVHAVQHGRDDSLDNLCLACPHCNLHKGPNLTTLSEDTGEIIRLFHPRNDAWADHFRLAGAQIVGLSEEGIATVRLLKMNTPDQIRIRAALMQRGEF
- a CDS encoding alpha/beta hydrolase, with amino-acid sequence MNCRLIAALALLVLSFGTVASAQKLTADVPYVENGHERHVLDIYTAEGSSGSGRPVMFWIHGGGWQVGDKSDVALKPKVLTERGFVFVSTNYRLLPEVEMDVLIRDVAKSLAWVHRNISRYGGDPDRIFVGGHSAGAQLAALICTDDRYLKEQGVPFDVLQGCVPVDGDTYDIPKIIMTAEHRQALYGGRMPTFGHRQKFGNDPEKHVDFSAVTHVAKDKGIPPFLILYFSGNPETRAQARRLESVLRDADVPAKAFGVRDSNHSRLNNDLGKPDDRATGELYEFLDPLVGDK